In Betaproteobacteria bacterium, the following are encoded in one genomic region:
- a CDS encoding ABC transporter substrate-binding protein: MVHRLVLALPLVLTFALAFALFAGAAYANEVVRLGNLKFAHYGAVSFMKEHCKKFGLDVQETVFPKGIDIFPAIVKGEVDIAASAADAAIANRAGGGQVFVVAGFAKGGARLVSRADEPLKKVADLKGKKVGVARGGAQELLLLAELSKAGLTWSDKEGKDVQIVYMAFADLNQALLQKQIDAMCQSEPQSSQAINKGFGVEMLKPYDTPLGEPVRVLVMTEKMYKEKPAVAKKVLECFVDATNHFIKHPKSAEKYVVEQMFKGQITDQDFQDAIANSPYTYDVTADHIQITTDLMVKYGVGKMSEPPKATDWVKLDLLQQAKAKQGIK; this comes from the coding sequence GTTCGCCGGCGCCGCCTATGCCAACGAGGTGGTGCGCCTGGGAAATCTCAAGTTCGCGCACTACGGCGCGGTCTCGTTCATGAAGGAGCACTGCAAGAAGTTCGGGCTCGACGTGCAGGAGACCGTCTTCCCCAAGGGCATCGACATCTTTCCGGCGATCGTCAAGGGTGAAGTGGACATCGCTGCCTCTGCCGCCGATGCCGCCATCGCCAACCGCGCCGGCGGCGGGCAGGTGTTCGTGGTCGCCGGTTTTGCCAAGGGCGGTGCACGCTTGGTCTCGCGGGCCGACGAGCCGCTGAAGAAGGTGGCCGATCTCAAAGGCAAGAAAGTGGGCGTTGCGCGCGGCGGCGCGCAGGAGCTCCTGCTGCTCGCGGAGCTTTCCAAGGCGGGCCTCACGTGGTCGGACAAGGAAGGCAAGGACGTCCAGATCGTCTACATGGCCTTCGCCGATCTCAACCAGGCGCTGCTGCAGAAGCAGATCGATGCGATGTGCCAGTCCGAGCCGCAATCGTCGCAGGCCATCAACAAGGGCTTCGGCGTGGAAATGCTGAAGCCTTACGACACCCCCCTGGGCGAGCCGGTGCGCGTGCTGGTGATGACTGAGAAGATGTATAAGGAGAAGCCCGCGGTAGCGAAGAAGGTCCTCGAATGCTTCGTCGACGCGACGAACCACTTCATCAAGCATCCCAAGTCTGCGGAAAAGTACGTCGTGGAGCAGATGTTCAAGGGGCAGATCACTGATCAGGACTTCCAGGACGCCATCGCGAATTCACCCTACACCTACGACGTCACTGCGGACCACATTCAGATCACGACCGACCTCATGGTGAAGTACGGCGTCGGCAAGATGTCCGAGCCGCCGAAGGCCACCGACTGGGTGAAGCTCGACTTGCTGCAACAGGCCAAAGCCAAACAGGGCATCAAGTAG